In Chryseobacterium lactis, a single genomic region encodes these proteins:
- a CDS encoding GNAT family N-acetyltransferase → MYYKNDTIIIREFTPQEFYLFSELFENENVTRYLPYKTPEEYKEMYDKALADYHEGPFSRWAIFDVQNNDFVGMCLARIFLDNPDQLEIGYTLSESYWGKGLGTQVCKALVEYCFSLNQQKDIVALTDLDNIGSQKVLTKTGFRRIDNLIREDRELAYFVL, encoded by the coding sequence ATGTATTATAAAAACGATACAATCATCATCCGCGAATTCACACCACAGGAATTTTACTTATTCTCAGAGCTTTTTGAAAATGAAAACGTTACCCGTTATCTTCCTTATAAAACTCCCGAAGAATATAAAGAAATGTATGATAAAGCATTGGCAGACTATCATGAAGGACCATTCAGCAGATGGGCAATATTTGATGTTCAGAACAATGATTTTGTTGGAATGTGCCTGGCAAGAATTTTCCTTGATAATCCGGATCAGTTGGAAATAGGCTATACCTTATCAGAAAGCTATTGGGGAAAAGGCCTTGGAACTCAGGTGTGCAAAGCTCTTGTTGAGTATTGCTTTTCTTTAAACCAACAAAAAGACATTGTTGCCCTTACCGATCTGGATAATATCGGATCTCAGAAAGTCCTTACAAAAACAGGTTTCAGAAGAATAGATAATCTGATTAGAGAAGATAGGGAGCTAGCTTACTTTGTTTTATAA
- a CDS encoding RrF2 family transcriptional regulator, which yields MMSKRCKYALKAMVRLARNYNQGFLPTSVIAQDENIPKKFLEQILLELKRAKLVNSKQGKVGGYYLLKSPDEVSLADIYRIFDGPIALTPCVSLNFYEPCDDCVDEASCYLRNELIIVREKTRKSMMEATLTKFINQS from the coding sequence ATGATGTCAAAACGTTGCAAATATGCGCTGAAAGCAATGGTCAGATTAGCAAGAAATTACAATCAAGGCTTTCTGCCCACTTCTGTTATTGCACAAGATGAGAACATTCCTAAAAAATTCTTAGAACAAATTCTCCTGGAACTTAAAAGAGCAAAACTGGTTAACAGTAAGCAAGGAAAAGTAGGAGGTTACTACTTATTAAAATCTCCTGATGAGGTATCTTTGGCCGATATTTACCGGATCTTTGACGGCCCTATCGCTCTTACTCCGTGTGTATCTCTCAACTTCTATGAACCATGTGATGATTGTGTGGATGAAGCATCCTGCTATCTCAGAAATGAATTAATTATTGTTCGTGAAAAAACGAGAAAAAGCATGATGGAAGCCACTTTAACCAAGTTTATCAATCAATCTTAA
- a CDS encoding phosphoadenylyl-sulfate reductase, whose amino-acid sequence MENNLKNEFEKLQEEALIASFQDNGLQVLVDRFPGKVIFSTSFSYEDQVITHLIKNLDVDIFTLDTGRLFEQTYETWTSTRAFFKKNIKAYYPNTEELRKFVSENGPDSFYQSVEQRKACCTIRKVHPLKKALEGYKVWITGLRSEHSANRQNMPQLEWDPDNKIIKFHPILHWTSEQVTEYVKAHHLPYNHLHKKGFVSIGCEPCTRAVKEGEDFRAGRWWWEDANKKECGLHIHQ is encoded by the coding sequence ATGGAAAACAATCTGAAAAATGAATTTGAAAAACTACAGGAAGAAGCCTTAATTGCTTCTTTTCAAGATAATGGGTTACAGGTATTGGTAGACAGATTTCCAGGTAAGGTTATCTTTTCCACCAGTTTCAGTTATGAAGATCAGGTGATTACTCATCTGATAAAAAATCTGGATGTTGATATTTTCACATTGGATACAGGACGTCTTTTCGAACAGACTTATGAAACCTGGACTTCCACAAGAGCTTTTTTTAAGAAAAATATCAAGGCGTATTATCCGAATACCGAAGAACTCAGAAAATTCGTATCAGAAAACGGACCCGATTCTTTTTATCAGTCTGTAGAGCAAAGAAAAGCCTGCTGTACAATCCGTAAGGTTCATCCTTTGAAAAAAGCATTGGAAGGTTATAAAGTATGGATTACCGGTCTTCGGTCAGAGCATTCTGCAAACCGACAGAATATGCCCCAGCTGGAATGGGATCCGGATAATAAAATCATCAAATTTCATCCGATCCTTCACTGGACATCTGAACAGGTAACAGAGTACGTAAAGGCTCATCATTTACCTTATAACCATCTTCATAAAAAAGGTTTCGTCAGTATAGGCTGCGAGCCTTGTACAAGAGCCGTTAAAGAAGGAGAAGATTTCAGAGCCGGCCGCTGGTGGTGGGAAGATGCGAACAAAAAAGAATGCGGTCTGCATATTCATCAATAA
- the cysD gene encoding sulfate adenylyltransferase subunit CysD: MSRHQLNYLDQLESESIYILREVAGQFERPALLFSGGKDSIVLAHLAQKAFLHGKIPFTFVHVDTGHNFPEVLNFRDQLVNQLDVTLVARKVEDTIKSKKLTEAKGKFPSRNWLQTYTLLDTIEEFEFDACIGGARRDEEKARAKERIFSVRDEFGQWDPKLQRPELWNIFNGKIHKGENVRIFPISNWTELDIWNYIRREKIDLPSIYFSHEREVVDLNGQWLANSEHVFLDPDDIITTKKIRYRTVGDMTCTAAVESHAETIDAVIEEIVATRISERGETRIDDRVTEAAMEDRKKGGYF; this comes from the coding sequence ATGTCAAGACATCAATTAAACTATTTAGATCAACTGGAGTCCGAGTCTATTTATATATTAAGGGAAGTAGCAGGACAGTTTGAACGTCCGGCTCTATTATTCAGTGGAGGAAAAGACAGTATTGTACTGGCTCATCTGGCTCAGAAAGCATTTCTGCATGGAAAAATCCCGTTTACATTTGTACATGTTGATACCGGCCATAACTTTCCGGAAGTATTGAATTTCCGCGATCAGCTGGTCAATCAGCTGGATGTTACATTAGTAGCAAGAAAAGTTGAAGATACGATAAAAAGTAAAAAACTCACGGAAGCTAAAGGAAAGTTCCCAAGCAGAAACTGGCTTCAAACATACACTTTATTGGATACCATTGAGGAGTTTGAATTTGATGCCTGCATCGGAGGAGCCAGAAGAGATGAGGAAAAGGCACGTGCTAAAGAAAGAATATTCTCGGTTCGTGATGAATTCGGACAATGGGATCCAAAACTTCAGCGCCCGGAGCTATGGAATATTTTTAACGGAAAAATCCATAAAGGAGAAAATGTAAGAATTTTCCCGATCAGCAACTGGACGGAACTTGATATCTGGAACTACATCCGAAGAGAAAAAATTGACTTACCTTCCATTTATTTCTCGCATGAAAGGGAAGTGGTAGATCTTAACGGACAATGGCTTGCGAATTCTGAGCATGTATTCTTGGATCCGGATGATATTATTACTACAAAGAAAATACGCTACAGAACCGTTGGAGATATGACCTGTACCGCTGCTGTGGAATCCCATGCAGAAACCATTGATGCGGTCATCGAAGAGATTGTTGCGACCAGAATTTCAGAACGTGGCGAAACCCGTATTGATGACAGGGTAACGGAAGCTGCCATGGAAGACCGTAAGAAAGGAGGCTACTTTTAA
- a CDS encoding sulfate adenylyltransferase subunit 1, translating into MDILRFITAGSVDDGKSTLIGRLLYDSKSILQDQLEVLEKHSKNKNEDGVDLALLTDGLRAEREQGITIDVAYRYFSTPKRKFIIADAPGHVQYTRNMITGASNSDLMVILIDARKGVIEQTRRHSIIASLLKLKKVAVAINKMDMVDYSEEVFETIKSDYSKIADNLGLNDVTYFPISALKGDNIVSTSSRTEWYEGQSLLDYLEQVTLNEEFNNGSRFQVQYVIRPQTEELHDYRGYAGKILSGKFKKGDKIHILPAGLTSEISKIEIHGEEQEEAVEGQPVVIHIAHDLDISRGDLFANEEQLPAVEKDLEVLLCWLDQKPLQPGNKYLLQQNSRLVKAIVKEVDYKINVNTLSREQVDGDIKLNEIVKVTLRTAQPLVYDSFISNKTTGSAILVDETSNSTVAACIIQ; encoded by the coding sequence ATGGATATATTAAGATTTATAACAGCAGGAAGCGTTGATGACGGCAAAAGTACCCTTATCGGACGCCTGCTTTACGATAGCAAAAGTATTTTACAGGATCAGTTGGAAGTACTTGAAAAACATTCTAAAAACAAAAATGAAGACGGAGTAGACCTTGCTCTTTTAACTGACGGTTTGCGGGCAGAAAGAGAACAGGGAATCACGATTGATGTGGCCTACAGATATTTTTCAACACCTAAAAGAAAATTTATCATCGCCGATGCACCGGGTCACGTTCAATATACCAGAAACATGATTACCGGAGCATCAAACTCTGATCTTATGGTTATTCTGATTGACGCCCGTAAAGGAGTTATTGAGCAGACAAGAAGACATTCCATTATTGCATCATTGTTAAAGTTGAAAAAAGTTGCAGTGGCCATTAATAAAATGGATATGGTAGATTATTCGGAAGAAGTTTTTGAAACGATAAAATCTGATTATTCTAAAATTGCAGATAACCTGGGACTGAATGACGTTACTTATTTTCCGATTTCTGCATTGAAAGGGGATAATATTGTTTCAACATCATCAAGAACAGAATGGTATGAAGGCCAATCTCTTCTGGATTATCTGGAACAGGTAACGTTAAATGAAGAATTCAACAATGGAAGCCGTTTCCAGGTTCAGTATGTAATTCGTCCTCAAACAGAAGAACTACACGATTACAGAGGATATGCAGGGAAAATATTAAGCGGAAAATTTAAAAAAGGAGATAAAATTCATATTCTTCCGGCAGGTTTAACAAGTGAGATTTCTAAAATTGAAATCCATGGAGAAGAACAAGAAGAAGCAGTTGAAGGACAGCCCGTTGTCATTCACATTGCCCATGACCTGGATATCAGCAGGGGAGATCTGTTTGCCAATGAGGAACAGCTCCCGGCAGTAGAAAAAGATCTCGAAGTTCTTTTGTGCTGGCTTGATCAAAAGCCGTTGCAACCTGGTAATAAATACCTGCTGCAGCAAAATAGCAGATTGGTTAAAGCCATTGTAAAGGAAGTGGACTATAAAATCAACGTCAACACCCTTAGCAGGGAGCAGGTTGATGGTGACATTAAACTCAATGAAATTGTGAAAGTTACCTTGCGAACGGCACAACCTTTGGTCTATGATAGTTTTATCAGTAATAAAACAACAGGGTCTGCAATTTTGGTGGATGAAACCTCCAATTCAACGGTTGCAGCCTGCATAATCCAATAG
- the epsC gene encoding serine O-acetyltransferase EpsC produces MAIPHHLIERIHHSKQNNIHGFFDKIKTKKFVKDLYEVLFLPQRNNTEKQLKANFEALNQHLFDLIIIVTGNRESTEANVNRFFEALDELYDQLVLDAQSILEFDPAANSLEEVYLAYPGFFATYVYRISHQLWSQNVQILPRVISEYAHSKTGIDIHPGAEIGKSFFIDHGTGIVIGETTIIGNHVKIYQGVTLGALNVSKEKANQKRHPTIEDDVIIYSGATILGGNTTIGRESIIGGNVWITQDVPANSLVYHKSEIKIKENSSLPESLTFVI; encoded by the coding sequence ATGGCAATTCCCCATCATTTGATTGAAAGAATTCATCACAGTAAGCAAAATAATATTCATGGATTCTTCGATAAAATAAAGACTAAAAAATTTGTTAAAGATTTGTACGAAGTGCTTTTTCTTCCTCAAAGAAACAATACTGAAAAACAATTGAAAGCAAATTTTGAAGCCCTGAACCAGCATCTTTTTGACCTGATTATTATTGTGACAGGAAATAGAGAAAGTACTGAAGCTAATGTCAACCGGTTTTTTGAGGCTTTAGATGAGTTGTATGATCAGTTGGTGTTGGATGCACAATCTATTTTAGAATTCGACCCGGCCGCAAATTCTCTGGAAGAAGTATATCTTGCCTATCCCGGTTTTTTTGCCACCTACGTCTACCGTATTTCGCATCAGCTCTGGAGTCAGAATGTTCAGATCCTACCCCGTGTGATCTCAGAATATGCACATAGTAAAACAGGAATAGATATTCACCCGGGAGCAGAAATTGGAAAATCTTTTTTTATTGATCACGGAACAGGAATTGTCATTGGAGAAACAACAATTATCGGAAATCATGTCAAAATCTATCAGGGAGTAACCCTCGGAGCTTTGAATGTTTCCAAAGAAAAAGCCAACCAGAAAAGGCATCCAACCATTGAAGATGATGTCATCATTTATTCAGGAGCTACTATTCTGGGCGGAAATACAACGATAGGCAGAGAAAGTATTATCGGAGGAAATGTCTGGATAACACAGGATGTTCCTGCCAATTCTCTGGTGTATCACAAAAGTGAAATAAAAATAAAGGAAAACAGTTCATTACCAGAATCTCTAACCTTTGTTATATAA
- the cysK gene encoding cysteine synthase A: MKFQNTLETIGNTPVVKINQLFNSDHEIWIKLEKSNPGGSIKDRIALAMIEDAEAKGLLNKNSTIIEPTSGNTGIGLALVAAVKGYKLILVMPESMSIERRKIMQAYGAEFVLTPREKGMKGAIEKANELAEQTPNSWIPKQFDNPANVQIHVETTAQEIIKDFPDGLDYIITGVGTGGHITGIAKAVKEKFPNVKVIAVEPELSPVLSGGSPAPHPLQGLGAGFVPSILDITLLDGVITVGKDEAYEYAINAAKKEGLFVGVSTGAALAAIAKHLPEIQPNAKILTINYDTGERYLSVEGLF; the protein is encoded by the coding sequence ATGAAATTTCAGAACACATTGGAAACGATTGGGAATACGCCAGTCGTAAAGATTAATCAACTTTTCAATTCAGATCATGAAATCTGGATCAAATTGGAAAAAAGCAATCCCGGAGGAAGCATTAAAGACAGAATTGCTTTAGCGATGATTGAAGATGCAGAAGCAAAAGGATTATTAAACAAAAACAGTACGATTATAGAGCCTACCAGTGGAAATACAGGAATAGGTCTCGCCCTTGTAGCTGCAGTGAAGGGATACAAACTTATTCTGGTAATGCCCGAAAGTATGAGTATAGAACGCCGTAAAATCATGCAGGCTTACGGAGCCGAATTTGTACTTACTCCAAGAGAAAAAGGGATGAAAGGGGCTATTGAAAAAGCAAATGAGCTGGCAGAACAAACACCCAATTCATGGATTCCAAAGCAATTTGACAATCCTGCCAATGTACAGATACATGTTGAAACAACCGCTCAGGAAATCATAAAAGACTTCCCGGATGGCCTTGATTATATCATTACAGGAGTGGGAACCGGAGGACATATCACCGGAATTGCAAAAGCGGTAAAAGAGAAATTTCCAAATGTTAAAGTGATTGCAGTAGAGCCGGAATTATCACCGGTATTAAGCGGCGGAAGTCCCGCACCACATCCTTTACAAGGGCTGGGAGCTGGTTTTGTCCCTTCAATCTTAGACATCACCCTTTTGGATGGAGTGATCACAGTAGGAAAAGACGAAGCGTATGAGTACGCCATCAATGCTGCAAAAAAAGAAGGTCTTTTTGTAGGAGTGTCTACAGGAGCAGCTTTAGCAGCAATAGCCAAACACTTACCGGAAATACAACCTAACGCCAAAATTCTTACCATCAACTACGATACCGGAGAAAGGTATCTGTCAGTAGAAGGACTCTTCTAA
- the cobA gene encoding uroporphyrinogen-III C-methyltransferase, whose protein sequence is MKSIIKSPKVYLIGAGPGNPELITVKAVKAIAQADVILCDRLVSPEILETYARKHTKIIYVGKECSKNASTPQSHINTLMVDYARQNKTIVRLKGGDVSIFSNILDELQALKQNYIPYEIIPGITAALGAAAYAGMPLTARGYSTSVRFLTYYKSDILNEDYWKELAGTNDTLVFYMSKGNLTALVEKFLALEISEEKKIAVIEQATTPYQKVYTSSFEGFNETFGDKNFASPSLVVIGKIVNLHEEFSWLENAEQEGLYFKSVENGSLIPNTQNFFEYAV, encoded by the coding sequence ATGAAATCAATTATAAAATCACCAAAGGTTTACCTTATCGGTGCAGGGCCCGGCAACCCTGAACTGATCACTGTAAAAGCTGTAAAAGCAATCGCTCAGGCTGATGTCATCTTATGTGACCGTCTCGTAAGCCCTGAGATCCTAGAAACATATGCCCGGAAACATACAAAAATCATCTACGTAGGCAAAGAATGCAGTAAAAATGCATCAACCCCTCAATCTCATATCAATACTTTGATGGTAGACTATGCCCGCCAGAATAAAACTATCGTAAGGCTTAAAGGTGGCGATGTTTCCATATTCTCCAATATTCTGGATGAATTACAGGCTTTAAAACAAAATTATATTCCCTACGAGATTATTCCTGGAATCACTGCAGCTTTAGGAGCAGCAGCTTACGCAGGTATGCCTTTAACCGCGAGAGGATATTCCACATCGGTTCGGTTTTTAACATATTATAAATCTGATATTCTGAACGAAGACTACTGGAAAGAGCTTGCCGGAACTAATGATACTCTTGTTTTTTATATGTCTAAAGGTAATCTTACTGCTCTTGTGGAGAAATTCCTTGCCCTTGAAATTTCGGAAGAAAAGAAAATAGCGGTTATTGAACAAGCTACCACTCCTTACCAGAAAGTGTATACTTCTTCGTTTGAAGGTTTTAATGAAACTTTTGGAGATAAAAATTTTGCTTCTCCTTCACTGGTTGTTATAGGGAAGATCGTTAATCTTCATGAAGAATTTTCCTGGCTTGAAAATGCTGAGCAGGAAGGGCTTTATTTTAAATCTGTAGAGAATGGAAGTCTAATCCCCAACACTCAAAATTTCTTTGAATATGCTGTCTGA
- a CDS encoding diflavin oxidoreductase, which translates to MLSDNKLNVLKQISGDFSRDEAIWASGYLAGLAGGSSLAATLPPQQTDSNIVNIVKKITLAYGTETGNSKKLATSLAGIIKKKGIQVKLADLSQYKPKDLGKEEFFFVIISTQGEGEPPALAKKFYDYIHENEINLSPLKFGVLALGDSSYPQFCKTGEEVDSRFEILGAQRIIPLKKCDIDYEQEAAQWIDHVFETVSKNSAGTQKNILIPKVLSGRKKYQGKVASIINLNDITSEKETYHIEIETEEALVYQPGAALGILPFNSRSVVDDIIALTGIDAKKQVETTKVTDNVETLLRKHLNVSYLLKSVVAQYAKITGHSIPEVRLSLLDLLRIYPVKNAEEFEDVIRILTGQAPRLYSISSSPEAHGDTEIHITVAKSEFLIDHQKHNGLCSGFLSEFSEGEDVEFYIQDAGHFKLPEHDKDLIMIGPGTGIAPFRSFLWERDAVGAEGRNWLFFGDRNFVSDFLYQAELQDFLKTGSLTHLDLAFSRDTDEKVYVQHKLQQRSQEIFYWLEGGASVYLCGAKEPMSHDVEQTLVNIIQNEGKRTKDEALQYLEEMELNGRYAKDVY; encoded by the coding sequence ATGCTGTCTGACAATAAATTGAATGTATTAAAACAAATATCCGGAGATTTCTCCAGAGATGAAGCCATCTGGGCAAGCGGATATCTGGCAGGTCTGGCCGGAGGAAGCTCTCTGGCAGCCACGTTGCCTCCGCAACAAACTGATAGCAATATCGTGAATATTGTAAAGAAAATAACACTGGCCTACGGAACCGAAACGGGAAATAGTAAAAAACTGGCTACTTCACTGGCAGGAATTATAAAGAAAAAAGGTATTCAGGTAAAATTAGCTGATCTTTCACAATACAAACCAAAAGATCTTGGGAAAGAAGAATTCTTTTTTGTCATCATCAGTACACAGGGAGAAGGAGAGCCACCAGCACTTGCTAAAAAGTTCTATGATTATATTCATGAAAATGAAATCAATCTCAGCCCTCTGAAATTTGGAGTGCTGGCACTGGGAGATAGCAGCTATCCTCAATTTTGCAAAACAGGAGAAGAGGTGGATAGTCGTTTTGAAATACTGGGTGCTCAGCGTATTATTCCATTGAAAAAATGTGATATTGATTATGAACAGGAAGCTGCTCAATGGATAGATCATGTCTTTGAAACAGTTAGTAAAAATTCTGCTGGGACTCAAAAAAATATTTTAATCCCAAAAGTTTTAAGCGGAAGAAAGAAATATCAAGGGAAAGTAGCCTCCATTATTAATCTGAATGATATTACTTCTGAAAAGGAAACCTATCACATCGAAATAGAAACCGAAGAAGCGCTTGTGTATCAGCCCGGTGCTGCATTAGGAATCTTACCTTTCAACTCCAGATCAGTCGTTGATGACATTATTGCGCTCACCGGTATTGATGCTAAAAAACAAGTTGAAACCACAAAAGTTACAGATAATGTAGAAACGCTTTTACGAAAACATCTTAATGTTAGTTATCTGCTGAAATCGGTGGTAGCACAATATGCAAAGATTACAGGACATTCCATTCCGGAGGTTCGCTTAAGTCTTCTTGATCTTTTAAGAATTTATCCTGTGAAAAATGCTGAAGAATTCGAGGATGTTATCAGAATATTAACAGGACAGGCACCTCGTCTGTACTCTATATCTTCATCGCCGGAAGCTCATGGTGATACTGAAATTCACATTACCGTTGCAAAATCAGAATTCCTTATCGATCACCAGAAACATAATGGTTTATGCAGTGGCTTCCTTAGTGAATTCAGTGAAGGAGAAGACGTTGAATTCTACATTCAGGATGCAGGTCACTTCAAACTTCCGGAACATGACAAAGATTTGATTATGATCGGTCCGGGAACAGGCATTGCTCCTTTCAGATCATTCCTTTGGGAACGTGATGCTGTAGGTGCCGAAGGGAGAAACTGGCTATTTTTTGGAGACAGGAATTTTGTTTCTGACTTTTTGTATCAGGCGGAACTTCAGGATTTTCTTAAGACAGGCAGTCTGACCCATTTAGATCTTGCTTTTTCAAGAGATACTGACGAAAAGGTATATGTTCAGCACAAACTCCAACAAAGATCTCAGGAGATTTTTTACTGGCTTGAAGGCGGTGCATCCGTTTATTTGTGTGGTGCTAAGGAACCGATGAGCCATGACGTAGAGCAAACTTTAGTGAATATCATTCAAAACGAAGGGAAACGAACTAAAGATGAAGCTCTTCAATACCTGGAAGAAATGGAATTAAATGGCAGATATGCTAAAGATGTTTATTAA
- a CDS encoding NADPH-dependent assimilatory sulfite reductase hemoprotein subunit: protein MNNDKDNLSAVERIKTGSNGLRGTLKESLSDDFTGAIREDDQTLIKFHGMYQQDDRDRREDRVAKKLEWLYSYMIRLRLPGGFLTPEQWVGLNKTAEDHSTGTIKITTRQTIQLHGILKSQLKPTIQSFNLQHLDSIAACGDVNRNVTCTANPSESPFHQQAYELAGKISEMCLPKTQSYYDIWIDDELIVDRKKEEDPLYQDRYLPRKLKIGIAFPPNNDVDVFINDIALIAIIENNEIVGYNIAAGGGLGATHGNEATYARLASVLGFVDTEEKVLKAVYEIITVQRDFGNRSDRKLSRLKYTIDKLGIDQYRTEVEKRTEFQFEQAREFKFEQRKDRYGWIQNHEGKWFYTLFVEHGRVLNTNEYPLKSGLLKIAETGKANFRFTCNQNLILADIDEQDKADIENILKEHGISDYTEEASALRKNSVACVALNTCSLALAEAQRYLPSLVTKIEPILEKYSLLQEDITIRMTGCPNGCGRSPNAEIGFVGTAYGKYNLHIGGDRLGMRLNTKFKENIGEEEILTTLDDLFGIYVQQKLAEETFGDFSYRYLQTLN, encoded by the coding sequence ATGAATAACGATAAAGATAATCTTTCGGCTGTAGAAAGGATTAAAACCGGCAGTAACGGACTCAGAGGAACCTTAAAAGAAAGCCTGTCTGACGATTTTACAGGAGCCATCAGAGAAGATGATCAGACGCTGATCAAATTCCATGGGATGTATCAGCAGGATGACAGAGATAGGAGAGAAGATCGCGTTGCCAAAAAGCTTGAATGGTTGTATTCTTATATGATCCGGCTACGACTTCCCGGCGGCTTTTTAACCCCGGAACAATGGGTAGGTCTGAATAAAACGGCAGAGGATCACTCGACAGGAACTATAAAAATTACCACGAGACAAACCATTCAGCTGCATGGTATTTTAAAATCACAATTAAAACCCACTATTCAGAGTTTTAATCTGCAGCATCTTGATTCCATCGCGGCTTGTGGGGATGTCAACAGAAATGTAACGTGTACTGCAAACCCTTCAGAATCACCTTTTCATCAGCAGGCTTACGAACTGGCGGGGAAAATCAGTGAAATGTGTCTTCCTAAAACTCAGTCGTATTACGATATATGGATTGATGATGAATTGATAGTGGATCGAAAAAAAGAAGAAGATCCTTTATATCAGGACAGATATCTTCCAAGAAAACTGAAAATAGGAATTGCATTTCCGCCCAACAACGACGTGGATGTTTTCATCAATGATATTGCCTTGATTGCCATTATTGAGAACAACGAAATTGTTGGGTATAATATTGCTGCAGGCGGTGGATTGGGAGCTACCCACGGGAATGAAGCAACCTATGCCCGGCTGGCTTCTGTGCTTGGTTTTGTTGATACCGAAGAAAAAGTTTTAAAAGCAGTATACGAAATTATTACCGTACAGAGAGACTTTGGAAACAGGAGCGACAGAAAGCTTTCCAGATTAAAATATACTATTGATAAGCTTGGTATTGACCAATACAGAACAGAAGTCGAAAAAAGAACCGAATTTCAATTTGAACAGGCAAGGGAATTTAAGTTTGAACAAAGAAAAGATCGTTATGGCTGGATACAAAATCATGAAGGCAAATGGTTTTATACCCTTTTTGTTGAACATGGCAGAGTTCTCAACACAAACGAATATCCTTTAAAATCAGGATTATTAAAAATTGCTGAGACTGGCAAAGCCAATTTCCGTTTTACCTGTAATCAGAACCTTATCCTGGCTGATATTGATGAACAGGATAAAGCTGATATTGAAAATATTTTAAAGGAACATGGAATTTCAGATTATACGGAAGAAGCGAGTGCCTTACGTAAAAATTCTGTAGCCTGTGTTGCCTTAAATACTTGTTCATTAGCTCTTGCCGAAGCACAGCGTTATTTGCCTTCATTGGTCACAAAAATTGAACCTATTCTTGAAAAATACAGTCTTTTACAGGAAGATATCACGATTCGTATGACCGGCTGTCCTAATGGCTGTGGAAGATCCCCGAATGCTGAGATTGGATTTGTTGGAACTGCCTATGGTAAATACAATCTGCATATTGGCGGAGACCGGTTAGGAATGCGTTTAAATACAAAGTTTAAAGAAAATATAGGAGAGGAAGAAATTCTGACCACTCTGGATGATCTTTTCGGAATATATGTACAGCAAAAACTTGCAGAAGAAACATTTGGTGATTTTTCATACCGTTACTTACAAACCTTAAATTGA